From Elaeis guineensis isolate ETL-2024a chromosome 16, EG11, whole genome shotgun sequence, a single genomic window includes:
- the LOC105037335 gene encoding cysteine-rich receptor-like protein kinase 2 has product MQRRPSAAFLLLFVAVWSTVTGDPQANLLDLGCSQYKVSSPSLFFANLNATFADLRANLSASSSSRFATAVQTSASDPVYALFQCRDYLSAADCAACLAIAEFRIRNCSTANGGRVVFDGCFLRYESSPFFGQTTQPGNRELCGNGTAVDGGAFSSAAEELLLDLSTAVPRIADYFAAAEEGGVYGVAQCVMTVSESGCADCLQVAYGNLKGCPPDAEGRAIDAGCFMRYSDKAFFPANQTVDLAPYLKSGNSSKKGAIIGGIAGGVGFLLLLAIAAFLCIGRSKKPGNIERGDILGATELRGPVDYRYADLKAATKNFSEENKLGEGGFGEVYKGVLKNGKAVAVKKLTIANARKVHIDFQSEVKLISNVHHRNLVRLLGCSTKGPELLLVYEYMANSSLDKVLYGDRRGILNWKQRFDIIVGIARGLAYLHQEFHVCIIHRDIKSSNILLDDNFQPKIADFGLARLLPGDHSHLSTKFAGTLGYTAPEYAIHGQLSEKVDTYSYGVVVLEIISGRKSNDVNLEPVTQYLLEWAWQLYENDMLLELVDASLDPNEYEPEEVKRVIEIALVCTQSTVAARPTMSEVVVMLLSKGGIVQQPTRPIFIDATSRVRGEASTSSKSSSASNAAYTNAAYSSTQPSAR; this is encoded by the exons ATGCAACGCCGGCCCTCCGCcgccttcctcctcctcttcgtCGCCGTATGGAGTACCGTCACCGGTGACCCCCAGGCCAACCTCCTAGACCTCGGCTGCAGTCAGTACAAGGtctcctccccttctctcttCTTTGCTAACCTTAACGCCACCTTCGCCGACCTCCGCGCCAACctctccgcctcctcctcctcccgctTCGCCACCGCGGTCCAAACCTCCGCCTCCGACCCCGTTTACGCCCTCTTCCAGTGCCGCGACTACCTCTCCGCCGCCGACTGCGCAGCCTGCCTTGCCATCGCCGAGTTCAGAATCCGCAACTGCTCCACCGCCAACGGTGGCCGTGTCGTCTTCGACGGCTGCTTCCTCCGCTACGAGAGTTCCCCTTTCTTTGGCCAGACCACCCAACCCGGGAACCGGGAACTCTGCGGTAACGGCACCGCCGTAGACGGCGGCGCCTTCTCCTCCGCGGCGGAGGAGCTCCTCCTGGATCTGAGCACCGCCGTGCCGCGGATAGCGGATTACTTCGCGGCGGCGGAGGAGGGCGGGGTGTACGGGGTGGCGCAGTGCGTGATGACGGTGAGCGAGAGCGGGTGCGCCGACTGCCTCCAGGTGGCGTACGGGAATCTCAAGGGGTGTCCGCCTGATGCGGAGGGGAGGGCCATTGATGCGGGCTGTTTTATGAGGTACTCGGATAAAGCCTTCTTCCCTGCCAATCAGACGGTCGATCTCGCCCCTTACTTGAAATCAG GGAATTCAAGTAAGAAAGGGGCCATCATTGGAGGAATTGCTGGAGGAGTTGGGTTTCTGTTGCTTCTGGCCATTGCCGCATTCCTTTGTATTGGACGATCCAAAAAGCCTGGGAACATTGAGAGAG GAGACATATTGGGGGCAACTGAGCTAAGAGGTCCGGTGGATTATCGTTATGCGGATCTTAAAGCTGCGACAAAAAATTTCAGTGAAGAAAACAAATTGGGAGAAGGTGGCTTTGGAGAAGTATACAAG GGTGTGTTGAAAAACGGTAAAGCGGTCGCCGTGAAGAAACTCACAATAGCTAATGCCAGAAAAGTACACATAGATTTCCAGAGTGAGGTTAAGCTTATAAGCAATGTTCATCATCGAAATCTAGTTCGTCTTCTTGGATGTTCCACCAAAGGCCCTGAACTGCTGCTTGTCTACGAGTACATGGCAAATAGCAGCCTTGATAAAGTCTTATATG GTGACAGACGTGGAATTCTTAACTGGAAACAGCGATTTGATATAATTGTCGGCATAGCACGAGGATTAGCATATCTCCATCAGGAATTCCATGTCTGCATCATTCATCGTGACATAAAGTCGAGCAATATACTGCTTGATGACAATTTCCAGCCTAAGATTGCAGATTTTGGATTGGCAAGGCTTCTACCTGGCGATCACAGTCATCTCAGCACCAAATTTGCGGGAACTTT GGGTTACACAGCACCTGAGTATGCAATCCATGGACAGCTATCTGAGAAAGTCGACACATACAGCTATGGCGTTGTTGTCCTGGAAATAATAAGTGGTCGAAAGAGCAATGATGTGAACCTTGAACCTGTAACCCAATACCTTCTCGAATGG GCATGGCAACTGTATGAGAATGACATGTTGCTTGAGTTGGTGGATGCATCTTTGGATCCAAATGAATATGAGCCAGAAGAAGTGAAGAGAGTCATTGAGATAGCTCTAGTGTGCACTCAGTCCACAGTAGCTGCAAGGCCAACCATGTCCGAGGTTGTGGTGATGCTGCTGAGTAAAGGAGGGATTGTTCAGCAGCCCACAAGGCCTATCTTCATAGATGCCACAAGTAGAGTTCGCGGAGAAGCTTCGACATCCAGCAAGTCTTCTTCTGCTTCGAATGCAGCATATACAAATGCAGCATATTCTAGCACACAACCTTCAGCTCGGTGA